The nucleotide window aagactcctaatttgacTCAAttcggtttttattttttttttattttttttttatttttttatttttttatttttttatttttttttttttttgagacagagtctcactctgttgcccaggctagagtgagtgccgtggcgttagcctagctcacagcaacctcaaactcctgagctcaagtgatcctcctgtctcagcctcccgagtagctgggactacaggcatgcaccaccatgcccggctaattttttctatatatatatttttagctgtccatataatttctttctatttttagtagagatggggtctcgctcttgctcaggctggtctcgaactcctgagctcaaacgatccgcccacctcggcctcccagagtgctaggattacaggcgtgagccaccgcgcccggcctcaattcgGTTTTTAAATAGTCATTTCTCACATCTTGGACTATAACAGTGGTGTGTAATCTGGCCCTTTCTTCTCAAAGGGGAACAGGCCAGGGTCCTGCTTGATGGCCTCGGTGTGGAGCTCTGGCGACTCAAGTTGCAGCTCCTGCAGAGCTTCCTGCTGGGCCTCCAGCATGGTCCTGATGGCGTCTTTCTCCATCTCATGTTCCCGCTGCTTGTACAGGGACCACCTCTTCAGAAGCAGAACTCTCCGCTCACTCTCCTCAAAGGAGAGCTCCACCTCAGTCCGCTGTCTCATGGGAATGAGTTCCCAGAAGGATAACAATGAGGCTCGCTGGTGAGTGTTTCTAATCTGCGTCTGCGAAGTTCCCAGAAGGCCGCTTGCGGGATGCAGAGCGCGCGCAACACTTCGCAGAGCCGCGGCAGCCATGGCCCCACTGCCGCCAACCTGCGGCTTCCGGGCGCGCGCCCCGCGGCGGTCTGGACAGAGCACCACCCCACGTCCCGCGTTCCCTCCTTgtatatctctattttaaaaaatgaggtaaaaactttaaaaaagaaaaaaaaagaataaggtaaATATATTTACACTGATATGGAAAGTAGTCAGTCCAAATACAGTTAAGTGAACAAAGTAAGGTAGAGAACAGTGTGTCTGGTTTGAGTCCATCTGTgtaaaaaaacgaaacaaaagGTTGTTCTGTATAAACATTAACATTTTCTGGAAGGAACACACAAGAAACTGTTACTAGTAGAGCAGTACCTTTGTGGAATGAACCTGGTAGTCTGGTTGGTTGTACAGTTTAAATGCTTTACTGTGTGCACATAttccctttaaattaaaaaaaaaaacagttaactttaaaataacttttacctactgccaaaaaaaaaaaaaaagtgagtacaGTAATGCCTTAGTCTTCTCTTTGCCACTTTCACTGGCAGAGGGACAGGGCTAAAGTCAAAGTGTGAGTGTACCTTGGTCAAACACAAACATATTTTGCTGCCAGTGCTAACTAGTTTAATTTAGCAGGGCCTGGAGGCAGAGCACTGTACGAGTATTCTTTATGAATGCACTCTCAAGGACAAGGGTGTCTTGTTTCTCCGGAGTCTCACCCAGGGTGGTACAAATGCACAGTGGTGCTGCTGGACCCTTTCTCTACATGACCCCCTCCCCCTTGATAGTGAGAGAGTCTCTGAAGGGGATATCTCACCTCATCCAGGTGGTCCCCAAACACCTGGAAGATGGTGCCTAGCATCTTAGCAGCCATGTGGGTGCAGAAGATCAAGCTGTCCAGCAGATTATCAAACAAAGTCATCATGAAGCTCCTCAGGTGGCACTGGATGAAGTGTTCCTTAAAAGCCTGGGACAGACAGGAACATTAGTTGTATGTGAGGAAGCAGGAGTAGCTGAGAACTGGGGAGAATGAGGGTCAGTGAGCCAAcccttgggaggcagaggtgaagGGAGGAATGACTTTTCTCAGGCTTACTGGCCCCAACTCTAACAGGCAAAGCTTCAGGGTAGAGGCTGGAAGGCAGAGGCTGGTCTActaccataccctaccctacTCAACCTCCACTGACACAGTAACTCAGGATGATAGAGCAGCAAGGGCCCCTCAAAGACCAAGGAGTCTCCCCTCTCATGTTACAGAGGTCTGAGAAGAGAAGAAACTCACCCAAGTCAGACAGCAAGTCAGTGACAGAGCTGGAGCTAGAGCCAAGACCAGTGCtccaagtccagtgctctttccataaTATTAGACTGTCTTAGCAACCCAGCGGGGGACAAAGAAGATGCCCCACTAGTTTGCAAGGTAGTCTCACTGAGACTCCATAGTTTTACCAAAGAGATGAGACTGGATTATCCAGCTTCCCTAAACCCTCATCTCAGCAAGCATTGCTCATAACCACTACCTTCGCCATCTGAGATCTGTTTTTAAGCAACTTCCTAGAATGTTCTGGGATCTCCTGCTCCACCTCCAAAGTCATCTCTGACTGGGCTGCCACTGTGATGCagctttttcctctctctctcagtttGGCCTCAGCTTTCCAAAAGAGCCCTGTTAGACATCCTCAGGCATGCTCAGGTAGTGAAACTGATTTTGGCTTTCACCTAGGTCCTGCTAAACTGTCTGGGGCTTCGGGTCAACAGCCTGCCCTGAAATCTCACATTATCCGTCTTGGCCTGAGTTCCCATTAATGAGCCCTCAACCCCAAGAAAAGACTTTGCCCCCGCCCCCTCCACTACACTGCCCAATCAGAAGTGGAGTGGGGCAAGAGTCAGAAGATAATGAGCTATGGGGTTGTGGCCCTCAGTCAAGTGACAGGAGGCATCCTTCTCTGGCTTCCTTGCCAAAGATGGCTCATTTCTGGCctctggaaaagaaaggaaagggggcATAAAACAGATCCCAGGGGCAAGAAAGAGTCTCCTATGAGGAAGAGGGATGACTCCTCTAACTTGACTACTACTCAAGTTCATTTCTGCTTCCCAGCAAAGGCTTTCACAGAACACTGGACAATCTAACCCTTTGTAGGAAAGAGGGAAGAGTGAAGTCCACAATGGAGAGGGAACTGGTGAGAAGATAGTTAAACCCAGATCGGAATCTtagctttctttttatattaattaaaaacaaaatagagacagagtctcgctcttcctcaggctggtctcttaactcctgagctcaagcagtcctctcacagcctcccagagtgctaggattacaggcgtgagccactgtgcccggcctggaaTCTTAGCTTTCTGCTGCACCATGTTGGTATGGACATAAAACAGTCCTTCTAGGGCATAGA belongs to Eulemur rufifrons isolate Redbay chromosome 30, OSU_ERuf_1, whole genome shotgun sequence and includes:
- the LOC138378642 gene encoding large ribosomal subunit protein mL40-like; translation: MAAAALRSVARALHPASGLLGTSQTQIRNTHQRASLLSFWELIPMRQRTEVELSFEESERRVLLLKRWSLYKQREHEMEKDAIRTMLEAQQEALQELQLESPELHTEAIKQDPGLFPFEKKGPDYTPLLYLYQPPEGRYNDITKVYTQMEFKK